From Prosthecodimorpha staleyi:
ACATTGGCGGTCAGCGTGTAGTCGATCGAGCTCTGCACCGTGTCGGTGCCCTCGTTCGCATTCTCGCTGACCACGTCGCCGACATCGTCGACCACGAAGGTGTCGTCGCCGTCGCCGCCCGACATGGTGTCGGCGCCGGTACCGCCGTCGATGCTGTTGTTGCCGCTGTTGCCGGCGATGACGTTGCCGACCGAATTGCCGAAGCCGTTGATGTCGCCCGAGCCGGTGAGCGTCAGGTTTTCGAAATTCGCAGCGAGCGTCCAGGTGACCGAACTCTGCACCGTGTCGGTGCCCTGGCCGGAGGATTCGACCACCGAATCGCTGGCATCGTCGACCACGAAGGTGTCGTCGCCGAGACCGCCGACCAGCGTGTCGATGCCGGAGCCGCCGTCGAGCGTGTCGTTGCCGTCGCCGCCGGAGAGGCTGTTGCCGCCGCTGTTGCCGGTGATCGCGTTGTCGAGCGTGTTGCCGGTGCCGTCGATGCCGTTGAAACCGGTCAGGACCAGATTCTCGACGAAGTTGCCGAGCGTGTAGTCGATCGAACTCTGGACGGTATCGGTGCCCTCGCCGGTCAGTTCCTTGACGATATCGCCGACATCGTCGACCACATAGGTGTCGTCGCCGGTGCTGCCGACCATGGAATCGGAGCCGGTGCCGCCGTCGAGCGTGTCGTTGCCGCCGAGGCCGTTCAGGGTGTCGTTGCCGCCGAGGCCTTCGATCAGGTCGTCAGACGTCGTGCCGTTGAGGGTCTGCGACGTGAAGTCACCCGTGATCGTAGCCATCGGCGATCCCTACTCAGTCCCTTGCGGCCTCCGGCTTGCGCCGGCACCTCATCGCGCTCTCGGCCGCCGGCCCCGGACCGATCCGCGGTCCCGGCGCCGTCCGCCTCCCGTGCCTTGCCTCCCGCTCAGCCGGTCGGCACGCCTTCGTGCCGACCGGCTGAGCGGGCGACCAAGGCCCCGCCCGGGCGCAACCCGCAGACGGGCCGAACCTTAACAGAACGTCACCCTAGAATGTGTACAGCGCCGGCGGTGTGACGAAAGGCACAGCATCGGCATGGCCGCCGAAGGCGACGCCGGCCGCGGATCTTCGCGAAAGGCGCCGTCCTTGAGGCCGACCGCTCGAGAATTCGACCGGGATCTGTCGGATGTCCGGGATGCGCAGCGTCCTTGTCCCCGGATACCCTGTCATCCCGGGAGGACCCTCATGAGCAAGATCGCCACCTGCCTCTGGTACGAGCGCGACGCCGAGACGGCGGCCCGCCTCTACGTCTCGCTGTTCGCCGATTCGCAGATCGACGCGATCCACCGCAATCCGATCGACGGTCCGTCGGGGCCGGCCGGTTCGGTCCTGCTGGTCGAATTCACCCTGGCCGGACGGCGCCATCTGGCGCTCAACGGCGGCACGGCCATGCCCTACAGCTACGCCGCCTCGATCTATGTCGACTGCGCCGACCAGGCCGAGGTCGACCGTCTGTGGGACGCGCTCCTGGCCGACGGCGGCCGCGAGGAGCAGTGCGGCTGGCTGCGCGACCGCTGGGGCGTGCCCTGGCAGATCATCCCGGCCGCGCTGCCGCGCCTGATCGCCGATCCCGATCCGGCCCGCGCCGGCCGCGCGATGGCGGCGATGATGGAGATGGTCAAGATCGACATTGCCGCGCTGGAGCGGGCGGCCGACGGCTGACCGTCGACGGACGCCCGGGCAAGGGCCGTCGGCGGCCGAAGGCAGACCGGCAGGATTCCCACCGCTGCGGCGCGCCGGCGGGCACGATCGGCTTCCCCAATCCGCCTATTTGCCGGCGTCGAGCTTCGCCAGACGGTCCTTGGCTTCGGCATCGCCGGCGGCCGCCGCCTTCTCGTACCAGGCGCGAGCCGTGGCGAGGTCGATCGCGAGGCCGCCGGTGCCGGATGTGTAGGCGTCGCCGAGATTGAGCATGGCGACCGGCTCGCCCTGCTCGGCGGCCCGGCGATAGAGGGCGATGGCGGCGCGCGCGTCGCGACGGACACCCTTGCCGCCCTCTTCGAGCAGCGCGCCGAGGCTGTTCATGGCCTGAGGCGAGCCCAGCGCAGCCCCCTTCCGGAAGAAGCGGGCCGCCTTGCGGTCGTTGCGCCGGACACCCTCGCCGTCGCGATAGATGACGCCGAGATTGTTCCAGGCGGTCGCGTCGCCGCGCTTGGCGGCCAGGCGATAGAGCTGGCGCGCCCGCTTCGGGTTCGGGGCGACGCCTTGGCCGTTTTCGACCATGTAGCCGATCGAGGTCAGCGCCGCCGCCGAGCCGAAGGCGCCGGCCACCCGGAAATGGGCCAGCGCCGGGCCGAACTGGCCGAGCTTGTGGTGAGCGCGGCCGAGCTGGTGGATCAGCCGGCGGTTGCCTGGCGCGGTGCGGACCGCTTCGGCGCAGGCCTCCAGGGCCGCCGCGCCGTCCATGTCGGCCATCAACAGACCCCGCGTCCCGGCCGGCAGGTCGGGATCGCCCGTGCGCCCCGCGCGGGCGTCGCAGAGTTGCGCGGCCTCCGATTCGGCGGCCGCAGCGGAAGCGGCGGGGAGGCCGATGGCCAGCAGGACGGCAAGGACGGAGACGGCGCGGAACATACTCCACCTCAAGGTTCGTGCGATGACGGAAGCGGCGAAGCGAGGCCGGCGACGTGTCCGTCACCGGCCTCGGCGTGGTCTTGGATCCTGCGGCCCCGCTCCGGACTTTCGGCCGGGGGGCCGGCCCCGCACCCCGGTCAGGGGCGCGAAAGGCCTGCATCGGGTCCCAGGTGCAGGGCGACCGGATGGCCGGTCACCGCTCCGGCGGTGCGTGGGTCACGGGGTGACCTGGATCACCGGGTGACCTTGGTCACGGGGTGACCTGGACGGTGATGCGGGCGAGGCCGAGCTGGGGGGCGGGCTTGGTCGGGACGACGGCGAGGTCGCGGTCGAGCGCGGCCTTGTCGGCCTCGGCGAAGGGCTCGCCGGCGGTCTTCACCGGCGTGATCGGACGCGGGTCGCTGGTGCACAGCGCCGTCACCGTCTCCAGCGCCGGGCCGGTCGCCACCACCGTCTGCGGCGCCCCGCCGCCCGACACGAACAGCGTCTGGCCCGGCTGAACCAGCGGGTTCGGCATCAGCGCCGTCGGGAACAGCTGCCGCACCTGACCGTTCGAATTCGCCGACACCACCGTCA
This genomic window contains:
- a CDS encoding DUF4384 domain-containing protein, whose amino-acid sequence is AVAPSAVPTFPLMLAADKASYRVGEPLVIAVTSVAPCHLTVVSANSNGQVRQLFPTALMPNPLVQPGQTLFVSGGGAPQTVVATGPALETVTALCTSDPRPITPVKTAGEPFAEADKAALDRDLAVVPTKPAPQLGLARITVQVTP
- a CDS encoding VOC family protein, with the translated sequence MSKIATCLWYERDAETAARLYVSLFADSQIDAIHRNPIDGPSGPAGSVLLVEFTLAGRRHLALNGGTAMPYSYAASIYVDCADQAEVDRLWDALLADGGREEQCGWLRDRWGVPWQIIPAALPRLIADPDPARAGRAMAAMMEMVKIDIAALERAADG
- a CDS encoding tetratricopeptide repeat protein — encoded protein: MFRAVSVLAVLLAIGLPAASAAAAESEAAQLCDARAGRTGDPDLPAGTRGLLMADMDGAAALEACAEAVRTAPGNRRLIHQLGRAHHKLGQFGPALAHFRVAGAFGSAAALTSIGYMVENGQGVAPNPKRARQLYRLAAKRGDATAWNNLGVIYRDGEGVRRNDRKAARFFRKGAALGSPQAMNSLGALLEEGGKGVRRDARAAIALYRRAAEQGEPVAMLNLGDAYTSGTGGLAIDLATARAWYEKAAAAGDAEAKDRLAKLDAGK